The genome window TGGACAGAGGAAAAGGGAAGGCAGGACTTTGCTGCAGAGCTGTGGGATGAATGTAGTTCTTCCCTGGGCAGCCTGGGAGTGGGAAGGTCAGAATGACTCATGTGGCCTTCAGGATCAAGCCAACCAGGATTTAGGGACAACCCAAGAGGTCTTTAGCCCTCTGGCGTAATTTAGACATGTTTTGGAAGAGTACGAGCTCCATATCCGAGATGAGATTTAAGACTTTCAGTGCAGATAGTACAAGCCATTTCTTCAGGGTTCCTCTGGGGGCAGCTCCTTCATGAGGTCCCACCTCCGGGGAGGGGCACAGGGCTCTAGATAGTAAGCACTTAAGGCAAACAGTGGATGGCACCAACTTTTAAAGGTGACTCTATTAATCAATGGCTTCAcctctaaattatatttttacagaTATGCACCTATGCAACTTAACGTGGCTCTTCTAAGCAGGTGAGGACTTCCTCCTCAATGctctctataaaaattatttgtgttcTATATAGTGAGTTTTACCAGTAAATGTGgcttaatattttaattcttagaATGTGTCTTCTCTACGTGATGCGactaaattctgttttgtttgtggAATGACTAGCACAGGCcgactccctctctccctcacttAACAAAAGACCAATGAGCTGTTAATCGAGCTGTTATCTCCATGGTATTACTTGCTAAATGCACTGATTTCTTAAGTATGTGGAATCCTTTTCCTTTTGAATCTGTATATCATATATAAGACTGAATCTACTTAATAAACACTGAACAACAAACGGAATGCTCTGCTTCCACTGTGTCCTATCAACAGCAGCACTGCCTGCCACTTCTCATCCTTCCTCATCTAGTTGGGCACCGAAACATCTTTCTACTAGTAGATTCCACCTTTTCCTAGCCAATAGTATGGCACACAGAAGGTCCTCAGTACATTTTCTAGAACAAAtaaacctgtaattccagcacctcaTCTGttagaaagggaaggaaatgaaCCTTTCCCAGGTGCCCTTCAGCTGCTGAGCACAGGCAGAACTCTCATGCACTGTTTTAAATCTCAGCCCCCTTATCTGCCACGTGCAGACACAGAGGCACACGGGGTACACGCCTTGCTGAAATTCAGTGACCAGCAAAAAACTTGTAGCTTTTCCACAACCTCTCACCCTAGCACATGGGCAACTGACTGAAACCAAATTCTCGTAACAATCCCTAAGCGCTAATTTGGAAAACTGAGCAAACATGATCCCTGGTTCTGAACCTTCAGTGCTGAACTTTCCATTCTATGCAAAACCCTGGATCCCACCGTGAAGGAAACAAAAGGGCTGCTTTTCCCAAAGATACTTATTTGTGCTAATGTTTTTTCATCCTGTATGTATGGTTTAGGTTAAGCTTTAAGGAAAAATTGTAGGAATATGGCTGGGAACAAACGTGATCATGGATTTAAAAACAACTTAGGCATGTTAAAAGCATACATTTGACTgctaaaattgtgtgtgtgtatatatatacacacacacacatttatggcAGTTCTTATTAAaaccttgatttttaaataacgACATAAGAATCCTTTTTCTCATAGAAATTCTGTGCAGTAgccaaatatataaaatggagaAGGGCATGATTTTGGGGGCTGAGACTCACTGAGAGACAGAAGACGACGGCCCTTGACACTTTCCTTTTGCTGAAGGGCAGCAAATCCTCAGTTAATACCACggaaattccttctcctgcctaaaaTGATCACCACTGAGACTCCTCAAACTATTAAGACTATTAGAAACCCACAACCTGGGATAACAGCTCCAGAACACGGACCCCGCTGGCCTGCTGGCCAGCCCCGCAAACACTTACCTCCTTCCACAGGAAATACTGCAGTCCACCAGAGCACTGAGATTCCCAGGAGAAATTGCCTGAGGGCAGAAAAGTGCTACCTTATTCTAGTCTAGCTTCTTTAAATGGGGTTCCACACCACTGTTGTTAACAGTGGATAAAAGACTTCATCAAATGGGAATGTCCCCTCAGAAGAGTGAACTAAAATGTATTCAATGACAAAACAGGCAAACCTCCCTTcatgaaaaacaggaaaacatgCATATGCTATTTTTCCAACTTAAAACGCACTAGGGAAGCTTAGTAGTtacatttctttgcaagaagaatcttTGCAAAATCCTATCTTCCCTTAATTGATCTTCTGTATAAACACAGATTTTATTAGGTTTATTCTcagccagtggttcttaaacaAAGGGCGCCAGCTGCCTAAGGAGCTGGTAAATCCTGACACAGTATGCAAAACTTTGtgaggccaggtgtgctggcgggaagatcacttgaggccaggagttcaacactagtctgggcaacagtctctacaaaaaattttaatattagctgggtgtggtggcacgtgcctgtagcctgagctacttgggaggatgaggtggaaggatcactggagctcaggagttcgaggttacagtgagctatgatcacgccactgcactccagcctgaaaagAGTGAgagtctgcaaaaaaaaaaaccccaaaaaactttGTATGTGCATTCCATGGGGGGAGAGTTCCCAAAAAAAGGTTAAGACTCACCCATATCAGGTAACACAGCACTGACAACTGTTGTTCTCACAGGGCGTTCGTCTATGGCTTGCAGTAGAGATGTTCATTTTAGGCTTTCAAATTGACCAGAGACAAGAGGAAGCATGGGGGTGTTGTCCAATTTTGGAGCAATCTCCAAAGTTCCACATCCTGCCCCTTCCATGGCTTCAAACAACACCCACACATGAGGGCAACACAGCTTGGGTCCCCTCCTCTCAGGGAGACAGGGCAGGCAGATGCTTTGGCCATCAAGACCCCTGATGGATGCAGGCGGCTCTATTTAGCatgcacacatacgcacacacccCTCTAACACAGTCTTACAGCAGGCTGGATAGCAAATAAATGACACCTTGCCAGGCCAGTACCATTCTTCTTGtattctgaaacattatttcccTTGTCCTTTGGACCATAAGCAAAATAAGCCTTCCTGACCAAATATTCAGTCTAAACTCAGGACTACACTCAACCTTTGGTCAGGTCTGTGGCCTGAGACCAAAAGCCAGGGTCCAAAGTGACTTCACAGACTGCATCACCCCTCAGCGCAGTGGGCACAAGGCCTACATCCTGACAGCTCCTTTCTGGAGCAAGAGTGAAGTAGGTGGCAGTAGCTGTATAAATTTCTACTATAAGTTCATCTAACAATTGTCTTGGCCTGCTGTGAACTAATAGTCATTATGTGCTAGGTGGCAGGCACTAACAACCTCAGGAAGTAGGAACTATTATACCCATTCACAGATGAGAGTTGGGAGCGTGGTTGAATAACATGGCCCAAGAACACAGAGCTGGCACGTCGCAGAGGCTGTACTCTAGGAACTCACTACACTATTCTGCCTCCCTGAGGAGAGGCAACAGGCATTGGAAGGTCCCGATCTGGGACCGTAATGCATTCTGAGCTCATTCTGAGCTCCTGCAGACATTAAGTGGGTAAACGGATTCTGTGACACAAGGACATATCACCACCACCAGGCAGTTGCTCAGTCACCACAGGGCCTCTGAACCATCAATTCTCAAAACTGCATGTCGATCAAACGACAGCAATACAAAATGGCAGCTTGAACTCCCCAAAGGATATCCCACCACAAAGTTTTTCCTCCAACTCAcaggaaaaaattaatgaatatatgTTTAAACTTCCATCATTTTGCGCTTTTGGCTTATTTATATAcgaataaaattatttctgataagcACAAAGTCAATGTATTTACGTACTCTAGAGACGTCCGAGGACTTCTCAATCAAGAAGTCAATCCCTGAAGCACGTCATCTACTCAGGCTCACTCAACTAGCATCAGACACCCCACTCTGGGCCAGCACCTTCCTCTGCCACCAGAGGTGCTTGTGGTTAAGGTTTTCCAAGGTCAGAGCTAGTCACCCTCCCACAGAAGACCCCTAACCATTAGGAAGCCACTTGGCAACCTCAAGCTCAGTGAAGCTGTTTGGACGAGTTGCTGCAGAGGGATGTCACAGTTTGTGACTCGCACTCCCAAGGGGAAACATTCTCATTGCTCTCAGTAGATTGCTGACTGCAGTCTATGTGGTGAAGTCCGCCAAGTCATGAACAGCTAAAGACCAGTGAAGCTGCCAAGTCATTCCTTTTGGACTAACCTCCCAAAAGAAGAGCTCCAAGTATAAGAACAGTAGCTCCAGAGCCAAGGTGAGGAGAGCTGGCGTCTACCCCTTCCCTTCCAGCTCAGCACTCCAGCTGACCTTCCCACACCAGCAAGGCAGCCACAGATGACTGAGACCACAACTGCAGGTTGTACGGGTTTATTGTTCCAATACCACAAGAGACATACAGAAGCAGTGCTTTCTCTGGGCAGCCCCATGGACCAGATCAGTGTCAAACTGTACCCTTGAGTGTCCCCAAAGGTTCCAGCGGAGGGAAGAAGAGGACTGGACATGCTTGGGCCCCTGTTCCCGGTCTTTGGTAAACAGACGCTTAAGTTGACAACTTGGACTTGGCCAATACTGCATTCTAAATCACCATATCATTCCCAACTTGTCACTCATGCTTCAGATGACGAAAATGCCacatcaaatgagaaaaaaaccttTCAGATAACATAAGACTTGAAGTCATACAAATTTGATACTTGACCTAAATTAAGCAAGAACCCTCAACTCTGTAATAAGTCGAAATACAAGATATAAGGCAGGAAACAAGGcaagggaaaaacacacacagggGCATCTACTTGCTGGAAACATGTTGGGAGAGAGGCAGGAGCAGGCATGGCTTTGTTTCTTCCCAAACCTGCCTGATGTCAAAAGTACGTCAAAAGGAGCCTCACGGTCCCAGGAGAGCATGGTCCCAGGTATTGCTGTGACAGGTGGTAACCCTGGAGCCAGATCTGGAAGGCCTTCCTGGGGGCTGCCCAGGGAATTCACCCATGAATCCAGAAGCACTTAACACTGGTGGTGGTGATTTGTCACATATGGCAGCGAGCAGCCATTAAGACTGTAGGAGGAGAGATGTGAAAAGCAAGATGCGTTTGCTCGGTGGCGTGTGGGCAGGCTGACTGTGGCTCTGCAGGCTGCAGCAGGTCCAGCCGGTGACCCGACAGGGCATCAGGCAACCTGGCAGGTCACAAGTCAATCATTTCACCCTCACGTCGAGCAGCACAGCACTCAGTGGCTCTGACAACAGGTGTAGAGAAGGAGATTACACCACTTTAATGCAATGATGCTGAAGATGTAAAATTAGGAAGAGACGTTCACGTTCTCTGTACAATACATCCATTTACAGAATCAGCCAGTACTGTGTACAACATATAAATACATGTTAAAACATTAGAGGTGCATAGAGCATACTTACAGAAGCCAAAAAGTTCACTTTATACATCcaagaataaagagttaaaaatataaaaataagaaacacacACCGCTTTGAAATGTAAAATGACTTTCACATACACAGGTGCGTGGAGATGCCCACTCCCATAGGGTCCAAAGTGACAGGGAGGATGTCAAGCAGAGGAATTCACCTGCAAACGTCTGGACGGCTGACTCACAAGGTCTACAGATGGCATTTTCATAGGAAAGACAACCCTATTCCCCAACCCCATTGTCCAAGCAGAGCTATTCAAGGTTCCAAATGATCCTGTGGGTTAGTGGATCACACTGAGACAGAAAAGTTCCAAATTTGCTTCAGCAACAGAACCAAGGTCAAACTTGCTCCGTCAACTGGCAAATGACTCAACTGTGACCCTAAGGTCAGCAGGTGCACCAGCCCCCTGGTGGGCAATGCTGGGAGTTACTTTAACCCTGTGCTGGCTTCTTTCCTGGCCATCAACTCCCCAaagtagcagaagaaaagatggcAGGGAGGGGGCAGTGGAAGACTGGCATTTCTACTTAGTTCAGGTAGGTTAACTCCCTTGGTGGAGAACGCAACCTTCTTGCTTCAGTTTCAAGTCCCTCTGGGAGTCAGGCagtccccccaccccctgcaaccCCACTCCGTGCCACATCAGGCTGTGTCTTGCAGGAGAGCTCAGGCTGGCTGGCCTTGGGCAGCCCAATGGGTTATACCCAGGAAACCCCTCCAGCAAGACCAGAAGGGTCACCAAGTGACAGAGGGCTTTAGCAGTATAAATTTTGGGGGAAGGCAAGAGTGCTCCTGCCTAAAAAGAGTATTGTATCAATGATATTCTGTATACAGATTTAAGATCAATCATTATCAAAATACACACACTAAATATACAATGTTTCCCATGGCCATAATTTATTATCTCACCACAAGGCACAATACACAGAGCTTTGAGGGTCCAATACAGTCATCGTGACAGAACGCACCGCAGCCTTGGCACATGATCATGGCTTTCAGGCTGCACGCACACTGGAGCGAGATGCTTTCCACCGTGCTGCTGTCAGTGAACATTTGCAAGGAAAGGGATGCACTGTGGCTCGCACCAAAGTTTGCTTTGTGGCTCAGCTGCACCACACTTCCAGCAAGGCCTTTGGGAAAGGTGGGAGAGCTAGAGGAATAATTAAAGCTGGTGGAACTCAGTTGGAGTTTAGAAAGCTTCCCATAAAATGCCTGCTTGATGCTGAGttgggaggggagagaagaaggCTCCAGAGGCTCACTGAGCCCTTTTCCTGGCTCTCGGGGTAATTTCCAGAAGGGCAAGTCCATGACAAAGGGCATCCCTTGCAAGTGACCCATCAGTTCCAGAGGACTATGCCCAGTAGCTTTCCTGTTCTCGGCATTTGCCTTAAGAGGACCCCCCACAAAAGTCTTCTCATTCTTGACGCTGCCAACAGAGGCATGTGGCTTTGGAGCCCAGTCTTCCCTTGGAGTCTGTACCCCACCAGACATGGAGTTTGTGCTTGGTCCCAACTTCCCACTGGGAAAAACTGGAGGGATCTCAGCAGGCAGAGACATCGGGTCCGCAGGCCTGGGGCGCTGAAGGGTTGCAGCCACATTCCCAGAGCCAAAAAGCTTCTTCCCTTGGCCTGTAACATTGCTCTGATCACCCAGGGCCCGACCTGTCTGCTCTGGACCAAAGGAGATCACATTTGGAGATGAGAAACGAGGTGTTCTCGAGGTAGCAAGATCTCCTGGGCTCTTGCCTGGAGCAGCATTTGAATTACTGTCCTGTGACATGGCACAGACTTCCTTCTGATCTTCACAACTAAAGGAAGAGAACTGCTCTTTGGAATCCATTTCTTCCAGTTTCCTAGAGGATGTAATGGGATTTGTCACTGGATGGAGAGAGTCAAAACTTGGGACTGCTCTAGAATTCTTTTGGGGTGCTCCAGGAGCCTGGGTGGCCTCAATCCTGGCAAGACCAGTGCCTGTTTCACAGCTATCTGGTAGAAGAGGCTCCTTCAAAGCCCTTAAAGAACTGGGGCTGCTTCCACCAACCATGCCACTGTTTTTTCCAAGACCATGTAAAGATCCCATGCGCAGGGAGCCATGGCTCTGCTCTTTTGTAAGTGGTACTTGTGGGGATTCTGACATGCTGTCATTGTGGGCTGGTGGAAGAACTTTCTCTAGGGGCAAGTTACCTTGCAGCAACTGCATCACAAGTGAGTTAGTGGCCTCCACTGAGGACCCAGGCCTGGACAGGCACACGGCTCTTGGCTGGTACTCAGTATTGGCCAGCAGTAGGGAATCTGGGATCTTTTGGCGGACTGCACATACTCGAGACACCCAGCTCTGAGAAGCAACCATCCCATCTGTCCTTGTAACCAGACACAGGTCACCATTCACCTTGGACAGTGAGGCAGATTGGTTCCAATTGGGTTTCTCATCCTTGTCCACCGAAGATCCCTTTGTCACTGCAGCTTCACTAGTGTCAGCCTCACTGCTGTCCTCCGTGAGGTGACCTTCAAAGTCAGAGGCTGTATCTGTGGACTCACTGTGAGGACTCAGTGCTTCAGAGTCTCCGTTGATTTTCAGCTTTTCAATGTCCACCTGTTGACAGTAACTGCCAGTGCTGTCATTGCCTCCTCGAGATGGCACAGTCCAGAGTGAAGTAAGGCTGTCAGGAGGATCTAGACCCTCCTCGGCTGTCAAATCCCCAGGCAATGCAGGAGGGGTGGGAGCAGCTTTCTCCCACTCCTCTCCAACCTGGGGCTCAACAGATGGTACATGTTCTCTGGATTCTGGTTCAGGCTGTTTCACTACCTCATCATTTGATGAGATGGGTATCCAATGCACAGAACTGTTAGAAATGAGAGCCTTGGTTTTCAAGTTTTCTTGTCTAGTATCACTTTCCCTCATAggagggcatgagccaccaagccctaATTCGTCATCAAATGGTCTGTTCTGCAGGCAATCAGTCGGTGAGGATTCAGGTGTGGAACTGGGGGTCACATTTACAGGATCCTTCATAGTGGGATGACTGTCAAGAGCTTGGCCAGTTCCTTTCTCTAATGTATCATCTCCCACTAGAGACGGAATAAGACCATTGTCTGCGAGAACGGTGGGTCCTCGCTCTTCATCATCACTTTCCCAGGAAGTGGTGCCAGACTCACATTCAGTTCTAACATCCGGATGCAACTGAGGCTGCTCCACTAATCTCTCAGCTACTGAGGTTTGGGAGGACAGTGGGGGCAAGGCCTGGCATGGCTGGTCCCCAGTGGGAGCAATGGGGAGTTGGGAGGCATCTCCTAGCCCATCTGTAAGTCCAACTGTAGCCCTCTGTAGTAGGCAGCTTTCCTCCTTTCTCAGAGAAGGCAGGTCCTCTCTCCTAGCTCTGGACATGGCAGTTCCAGCCTGGGTATGCTCCCCATTTAGAGGATAAGGCGGCAGTAGTTGTGTTCGCTGTAGATCTGACGTACACTTTCCATGGGTGCTCGGGCCTCCCCTGGGCTCAGAGTGGCCACAGgcctcaccaccatcaccactgctgCCGCCTCTGCCACCTCCCTCATCGGTGGCCCCGCCGCCACCTCCACCCGGGCCACCCCCCCCTCCGATGGCAGTGGTGGCCGCCTCTCTATGGCAGTGGTGACCTCTCGCCCCTCGGACCTGCAGAGCACGGGCTTTAATGTCTGCGAGGGTCCTGGCGCCAGTCCAACCCCGGCAGGAGGACTCCGTGGTGGGGATGATCCGGGGGCATATCTGGTAAGTGGGCTGACCTTTAACCACCCAGGGTGGTTTGATACGTGAAAGTTGAATCtgcaaaaaaagaattagaaaacagtTTTAACTGACTGGGTGATCTGACCTAGGGACTGTAAAGCAAAACTAGGATTCTAGTAGCTTAAGGGTCACGACATACAGAATCAAATAATTTccttaaaacaatgaaatcataGTAAAATGGCTGCCATAACACACCATTCAGAGAAGATTCTGCTCAAGGGCTGTTATATGCCACACTTCTAAATTTAATTTCTGGTGGGACTGTGTGAGTCACTACAGCAAAGAATCTAACACCatcttaaaaagattttaaaacccCAAAGGATTTTGACCTCTCAAGATAACTTCAACAGAGTGAACAAAAAAGTGAGGAAGAAAAGAACCTATCTCACTAAACTTGAAGGCTGTCTCAAGCAAACCTCTCATAAAAAGCTCTACATTCCCACATAATTAACTTCAGGGCCCCAGAGTTAAGGGCTCTATAATCTCATGACCCTCAAAGAAAACCTGGCTCCAGGGCAGCCAGGAATCAAACAGTCTCCTACCCGGATGGGCGGGACTTTGGGCTCCTCTTTAGTGGGCTGTGGCTTTTCGGTGTGAACACTTTCAATTGTGTTACGAAAGGACTGACGATCTTCAAGCCGGGGCTTCTTTTCGGGAAAGGATGCAGAGGCCGCCTGCTCAAAGGATTTCCTCTTCTGATCCTTGGGTTCCTGATCCACAGTTTCCTGAGGCAGGCTAGGAATTCTGTCTGGAGATGCAGAGGCACGTGCCAAGTTGTCTGGCTCAGCCTGGATCCAAGAAGCCACAGACTCAACTGGGAATCTGGGACCCTCCGGGTcaggtgctgcagaggatgtgcctggcacatggggaCTGCTCAGCCCTGCTGGGTCAGTCTTAGCCTCCCCATCCTTGTAGAGGGGAACATCTGAGGCCACAGATTTTGCATCCTTAGCAACCCCTGCTTGTTCTGGCTCCTGTTTTTTGTATAGATTCCTTCTGGCTCTGGTTCGGAGATCTGGCCGAGAGCGTTTCTTAAAATGCCCATCTCGCTGTCGGGTGGCTGGACCACGCTGTGTACGCACTGATTCTCCTGGGACACACAAGCCACTTTTGATTTCAGCCTCCTCCTGGCCCACATTCTGCTGCAATGACTCTTCTTTGGTCAAACCCAGcctgcaaatcaaaatcacagccATCAGTTTCAAGCCAGAGTGGACATGTCTGTTTTATTTCTATGAATAATATGGACCCAGAAACACAAGATATCTCAGAACAAAATAAATCTGCGTGGTGCACAATCTAACCATGGAAAAACTTCTGTTAGCTTCACTATGAATGGCATTAAGATAAATCTCCACATTCTTGTCCAACACATAAGTATACACTATTTTGAGACCATCTACCTCTATCCCCTCAAAACCCCAGACCAGGACTCATAGCTCCAACTGCCTTACTTCTGTCCATAGTAGTCTTCAAAGAACTTTTCTTTCCATTGTTccaccttcttttccttctccatttcCTGTCGTATCCTGACTTGCATCTCATGAGTAAATTCGCCTAGGGAGAAATAAACCTCTTCTAGTAAGTGCATTCGGGATAGTAATGTCTGTCTTATGGACAGCTGAATCTCCCAGTTTTAAAACAACACGTCTCTTCTAAAGGCTCTCTCACATCATGCTCTTATAGGGACAGAGCTAACACGTCTACTATAAGGGAAATTCACTCTTCCTTAAAGTGAGACCAAGCAACTCCTTGAtcgaaaaagcaaaacaacaaaagaacCATTCTTATTTCCTGTGTAGATAAAAAGTTAACATAGTAGGTAGGCCTGACTGTTTACTCTTAGAAAGGCCTACTTAAAAGAACAGCCCTTGGCTGACATCTGGGAACTTAGATTTCAGGAGGGTTACCAACCACCCTAACTGATATGAGTTGTTCACTGTGCCTCAATTGTTTATGCAAACAATATGGCTTATGCTGAACACCTGCCTTCCTTTTGGGAATCTGGAATCTGGGTATGTGCCAAGCAGTGGCTTCCTACATGATCAGCCCTTGATAAAAACCCTGGGCACCAAGTCTTTAACAGGTTTCCCTAGTAGACATTTCATACATGTTGTCAGAACTTGTTACTGGGGAATTAAATGTGTCCTGTGTGACACCACTGAGAGAGGACCTTGGAAGCCAACACATGGTTTCCCCTGGACCTCACCCCACGTGCCTCTCCATCTGCTGATTTTACTTTGTATTCTTCTGCTGTAATAAACCGCAGCCCTGTACACATAACTATATGCTGAGTCCTGCTAGCAAATCATCAAACCTAGGGGCATTCTTAGAGCCCTCTCAACACTTTCCccacaaaattaaattaatagaCGCTAACAATCACTCCAAGTGACAATGCCTAAAAAGACAGAGCATGGTGGAGCTTGTCAACTCCACAGTGTACTTTCCTCCACCCTTCCAGACGATGCCATGATTACTGGAATAGGCGTTTATAGTTCTAATGATAAACAGGAGATGATGAAtgagtatatacatacaatatagtGAAAGTCTAAATCTAAACACCCCGTTATTTCTTCAGAGCTGTGTGGCATATTAATACCCACCACATTTATTAGTAATGAGGAAAGCCTGTCTTACACTAAATAACCCTTTGAGAAGAGCGAGCTTGGGTTTTAAATACCAGGAGACATGCAACACCACATGACAGGTGCATCACAAGCCGTCCGAGATGATCAAGTCTACATACCATCAGCCAGGCGCTCCCGCCAGCTCTGAGCCGCATGGGTAAAAAACTCGTTATTTAGTGCACTGCTGCTGAGACGCAACAGGCCATCTGTCCCCACCTAGAAGGATCAAGGGGGAGAAATCctaataaataaacttaaaagagAACAGAAGCCCACCCAGAGAGAGGCAAAGGGGAGGCTGCCCATGTGCACCTGTCTGTCTACTtcaggcaggaggaagaggagctgcTGCTGGAAGTGTGATGGTAAGGCATGGAAGGTCCGAGAGTTGATCAGGGCACGGAGGTTGGTGTTGACAAGAATGGACCCAGGTGTCTCAAAATCTATTTCTTCCCCTCTGTTGCGCTTCATTTGACCTATCATTTTTGAAGCAAGAAGAAGCAAGGTATggatttcagctttttaaaagaaaaaagcaaataccTACTGATGGGAAAACTTTGGTGACAGCACCCAAGCTACCCAGAAGTTATCTGCACACAATCTGCTCAATTGTCCAGTCCATCCTAACCTGTATATTCTTTCCAGGTTTTGGGATTGCATCCCCTCAGACAAAACTCTGTACCGTGCTGTGTCACAGCCTGAAAAGGACACTTCCCGCAGAAAATCAGGCAAGGAGCAGGTTCTGAGCTTCCCTCCAAAGCTGGAGAACAGGCTCCACAAAGCTCAACTGGAGAAATCATGGAAATTGTCTAAAAGTAAATCTAGTTAGTATACTAAAGAAAAATCtgcagaagccttctgtgaatgGGCTGGAGAGGGATGATCTCCATGCAGAAATGTACTAAGGACTGTTCAAAGCCAACTGAGATGCTAATACCTCTCACAGAAGCCTCAGCAAATGCTACTTTTATCTGAAAAACTAACTAGGACTAGAGACCTGTGACACCTTAGATTGAGCACTGCTGATGAGCTGGAAAAGCAGCAAGACAGCAAACCTAGTTCTCACATGGGCAAAGGTTTACTCTAATTCTCAGAAGCAAAAGCTTGTCTTCTTAATGGTttcatctacaaaaaaaaccagCATGTGGGTCATTAAGAATTAAATCCTGAAATAGCAAAGAGCATACTAATATTGCAAATAACTCTAAtgcgggtggggtggggtgaggggtgggaggtATAGATAATAGCACTACTGAATTTGTTTGCATCCCCAAAATTCAACACATGCTTCCACTCGACATACTGACTAGGTTGTAAAAAAGGGAGTGTCTGATACAGACTACAGATGTTGGGAACAAACGTGGCAAGATGCTACCGAAGAGAGAAAAGGGGTGTTGGAATTCTTCACTGAGAAGCTCAGAAGCAGTTTTCACTCACTCAAACACTTACTACGCAGTACAAGACAGGCACAGACTAAGCCCACAGGGACATATAAGAAACAATTGTGGCATCATCTCTGCCTGAAAGGACTTCTCACAGTCTAGCAGAGAGCTACAAATGAAATAACCaaattacaaagtaaaaataaacaaaaaatagaggGCCACccaagaagtaaaaataaactgGTAAAGGAATTGGAATAGAAGACATCATCTTCTCACTAGGCCTGCAGGGGCCCCCTTTACAGGCAGAGAAATAAGTGCCAAGCCACTCACCTGTGGCTGGCTTCCGGAAGCCTCTCAGGAGCGGGGCAGGGTCCTGGGTGACCTCGGCCTGGCCATGAATAGCAGCGCTGCCCAGGGCCAGAgagccgctgctgctgctggacGGGCTGCCGCTCTCGCCATCAGCGTGGCAGCCCGAGAACCCTGAAGGCACAGCATTCCACTGGTCAAAAGTATCACAAGCCGCGCCCATGGCTCTCAGACAAGCTCACTTCTCCCAACTCTTCCTGAGATGCTGCCAGCAATACTGGG of Symphalangus syndactylus isolate Jambi chromosome 24, NHGRI_mSymSyn1-v2.1_pri, whole genome shotgun sequence contains these proteins:
- the ASXL1 gene encoding polycomb group protein ASXL1 isoform X5, producing the protein MKDKQKKKKERTWAEAARLVLENYSDAPMTPKQILQVIEAEGLKEMRSGTSPLACLNAMLHSNSRGGEGLFYKLPGRISLFTLKKDALQWSRHPATVEGEEPEDTADVESCGSNEASTVSGENDVSLDETSSNASCSTESQSRPLSNPRDSYRASSQANKQKKKTGVMLPRVVLTPLKVNGAHVESASGFSGCHADGESGSPSSSSSGSLALGSAAIHGQAEVTQDPAPLLRGFRKPATGQMKRNRGEEIDFETPGSILVNTNLRALINSRTFHALPSHFQQQLLFLLPEVDRQVGTDGLLRLSSSALNNEFFTHAAQSWRERLADGEFTHEMQVRIRQEMEKEKKVEQWKEKFFEDYYGQKLGLTKEESLQQNVGQEEAEIKSGLCVPGESVRTQRGPATRQRDGHFKKRSRPDLRTRARRNLYKKQEPEQAGVAKDAKSVASDVPLYKDGEAKTDPAGLSSPHVPGTSSAAPDPEGPRFPVESVASWIQAEPDNLARASASPDRIPSLPQETVDQEPKDQKRKSFEQAASASFPEKKPRLEDRQSFRNTIESVHTEKPQPTKEEPKVPPIRIQLSRIKPPWVVKGQPTYQICPRIIPTTESSCRGWTGARTLADIKARALQVRGARGHHCHREAATTAIGGGGGPGGGGGGATDEGGGRGGSSGDGGEACGHSEPRGGPSTHGKCTSDLQRTQLLPPYPLNGEHTQAGTAMSRARREDLPSLRKEESCLLQRATVGLTDGLGDASQLPIAPTGDQPCQALPPLSSQTSVAERLVEQPQLHPDVRTECESGTTSWESDDEERGPTVLADNGLIPSLVGDDTLEKGTGQALDSHPTMKDPVNVTPSSTPESSPTDCLQNRPFDDELGLGGSCPPMRESDTRQENLKTKALISNSSVHWIPISSNDEVVKQPEPESREHVPSVEPQVGEEWEKAAPTPPALPGDLTAEEGLDPPDSLTSLWTVPSRGGNDSTGSYCQQVDIEKLKINGDSEALSPHSESTDTASDFEGHLTEDSSEADTSEAAVTKGSSVDKDEKPNWNQSASLSKVNGDLCLVTRTDGMVASQSWVSRVCAVRQKIPDSLLLANTEYQPRAVCLSRPGSSVEATNSLVMQLLQGNLPLEKVLPPAHNDSMSESPQVPLTKEQSHGSLRMGSLHGLGKNSGMVGGSSPSSLRALKEPLLPDSCETGTGLARIEATQAPGAPQKNSRAVPSFDSLHPVTNPITSSRKLEEMDSKEQFSSFSCEDQKEVCAMSQDSNSNAAPGKSPGDLATSRTPRFSSPNVISFGPEQTGRALGDQSNVTGQGKKLFGSGNVAATLQRPRPADPMSLPAEIPPVFPSGKLGPSTNSMSGGVQTPREDWAPKPHASVGSVKNEKTFVGGPLKANAENRKATGHSPLELMGHLQGMPFVMDLPFWKLPREPGKGLSEPLEPSSLPSQLSIKQAFYGKLSKLQLSSTSFNYSSSSPTFPKGLAGSVVQLSHKANFGASHSASLSLQMFTDSSTVESISLQCACSLKAMIMCQGCGAFCHDDCIGPSKLCVLCLVVR